The proteins below are encoded in one region of Engystomops pustulosus chromosome 8, aEngPut4.maternal, whole genome shotgun sequence:
- the ROGDI gene encoding protein rogdi homolog, with the protein MHPVQWDVKVLPTPSVRCRLTGEYRRMATAAAAAASSVERGVLEEEFKWLLKEEVHSVLKQLQDILKEASRRFTLPSGAADGATKQENFVLGSSGTDQVKGVLTLQGDTLCQAEVNLKVVRTNQLLHFAFRDDKQWKMQQIQDARNHVNQAIYLLTNRGENYTFQTGAEVLKLMDAVMLQLTRARNRLTTPATMTLPEVATSGLTKMFTPSPPSDVLLNFYVNVNKLCLLVYQLHALQPNSTKNFRPAGSSVLHNPGAMFELNNQRFEVSHVHKVECVVPWLNDALVFFTVSLQLCQQLKDKISVFSSYWNFRPY; encoded by the exons ATGCACCCAGTCCAATGGGATGTAAAGGTTTTGCCTACACCGTCTGTGAGGTGTCGTCTGACCGGAGAGTACCGCAGGATGGCGACAGCAGCGGCGGCGGCAGCGAGCAGTGTGGAGCGGGGAGTGCTG GAAGAAGAGTTCAAATGGCTTCTAAAGGAGGAGGTGCACTCGGTCCTGAAGCAGCTTCAGGACATCTTAAAG GAGGCATCTCGGAGGTTCACCCTGCCCAGCGGGGCGGCGGATGGTGCCACTAAGCAGGAGAACTTTGTATTGGGAAGCTCGGG CACCGACCAGGTGAAGGGCGTCCTGACGTTACAAGGAGACACTCTGTGCCAGGCT GAAGTGAACCTGAAGGTGGTGAGGACCAATCAGCTGCTGCACTTTGCCTTCCGGGATGACAAGCAATGGAAGATGCAGCAG ATTCAGGATGCCAGGAATCACGTGAACCAGGCGATCTATCTGCTCACCAACCGGGGGGAGAACTACACCTTCCAGACTGGTGCCGAGGTGCTGAAG CTGATGGACGCAGTCATGCTGCAGCTAACCAGAGCCCGCAATCGCCTCACAACGCCTGCGACCATGACTTTGCCAGAGGTGGCCACCAGCGGCCTGACG aaaaTGTTCACCCCGTCACCCCCATCAGATGTGCTGCTTAATTTCTACGTTAATGTGAATAAGCTGTGCCTCCTGGTCTACCAGCTGCACGCCCTGCAGCCCAACTCTACCAAG AATTTCCGGCCAGCAGGAAGTTCTGTCCTGCATAACCCTGGAGCAATGTT TGAGCTGAACAACCAGCGCTTTGAGGTCAGTCATGTCCATAAGGTGGAGTGCGTGGTGCCATGGCTGAATGACGCCCTGGTCTTCTTTACCGTGTCTCTTCAGCTCTGCCAGCAGCTCAAGGACAAA ATCTCCGTATTTTCAAGCTATTGGAACTTCCGACCGTACTAA